A DNA window from Gigantopelta aegis isolate Gae_Host chromosome 4, Gae_host_genome, whole genome shotgun sequence contains the following coding sequences:
- the LOC121371995 gene encoding arylsulfatase B-like codes for MKVLFVTFFLLASNTVLLATPPQPHIIFIIADDLGWDDVGFHGSDIRTPNIDKLAHSGIILNQYYVSPICSPTRSAIMTGRHPIHTGLQHEVIGGATPYGLPLNETTMAQHLKTLGYATHIVGKWHLGFFSRDYLPTSRGFDSHFGYYTGHEDYFDHTAEDSGFWGLDLRRNLDAVWDMNEKYATEIFTNEAENIILSHNQSAPLFLYLAHQAVHAGNYHGDPLEAPQHYIDRFPDIHDKNRRIFAGMVSALDDSVGNLTRVLQETGMLPNTIMIFTTDNGGPTNGYDRNAACNWPLRGVKNTMWEGGVRGTGFVHSALLKRSQYVQENLMHVTDWLPTLYQAACGDPSHLGDIDGQSLWDMLTNQGHPVRKEVLHNIDPIGNFSALRMGEYKLVMGDISHGFYDSWYPPPRSFVSVNRSVYSKDDFFKLKSKAISVNCGPKPANASINCQPEKRPCLFHIPSDPCEFSNIASDNKYLVQLFLDRLEQLESSMVPPLNTPIDPKGNPALHGGVWQWWK; via the exons ATGAAGGTATTATTCGTGACATTCTTTCTACTGGCTAGTAATACAGTGTTGTTAGCTACACCTCCACAGCCACATATCATCTTCATCATAGCCGACGATTTG GGCTGGGATGATGTTGGATTCCATGGCTCAGACATCAGGACACCAAACATCGACAAACTGGCTCACAGTGGAATCATCCTGAACCAGTACTACGTGTCTCCGATCTGCTCACCTACTCGCAGTGCTATTATGACAGGTCGCCACCCCATACATACAG GACTGCAGCATGAGGTGATAGGTGGAGCCACGCCCTACGGTTTACCTCTTAACGAGACAACGATGGCACAACACCTGAAGACGTTGGGGTATGCAACACACATTGTGGGTAAG TGGCATCTTGGGTTTTTCTCCCGAGACTATCTTCCAACGAGTCGCGGGTTCGACTCTCACTTCGGCTACTACACAGGTCATGAAGACTACTTCGACCACACCGCTGAAgattcg GGGTTTTGGGGTTTGGACTTGAGAAGAAATCTTGATGCTGTCTGGGACatgaatgaaaaatatgccACTGAGATTTTTACAAATGAAGCGGAAAATATTATCCTATCCCACAACCAGTCTGCA CCCTTATTCCTGTATTTGGCCCACCAGGCAGTGCATGCTGGTAATTATCACGGGGACCCCCTGGAAGCTCCACAACATTACATAGACCGCTTTCCTGATATACACGATAAAAACAGAAGAATTTTTGCAG gTATGGTGTCTGCTCTAGATGACTCTGTTGGTAACCTGACTCGGGTGCTTCAGGAAACAGGGATGTTGCCCAACACGATAATGATCTTCACCACAGACAATGGGGGACCAACTAATGGCTACGACAGAAACGCTGCCTGCAACTGGCCTCTCCG gggtgtgaaAAATACCATGTGGGAAGGTGGCGTTCGGGGTACAGGCTTTGTTCACAGTGCGCTTCTCAAGAGATCGCAGTATGTACAGGAGAACCTGATGCACGTCACCGACTGGCTGCCCACTCTGTACCAGGCCGCTTGCGGAGACCCGTCTCACCTCGGAGATATAGACGGCCAGAGTCTGTGGGACATGCTGACAAACCAAGGACACCCAGTCAGGAAAGAGGTCCTCCATAACATTGATCCTATTGGAAACTTCTCCGCACTCAGAATGGGAGAATACAAACTTGTCATGGGAGACATATCACATGGGTTCTACGACTCATGGTACCCACCACCTCGAAGTTTCGTGTCTGTGAACCGTTCTGTGTATTCTAaagatgatttttttaaattaaaaagcaaAGCCATTTCGGTGAACTGTGGACCCAAGCCCGCGAATGCTTCAATTAATTGCCAGCCAGAGAAAAGACCATGCCTGTTTCATATTCCCAGTGATCCATGCGAGTTTTCTAATATAGCAAGTGACAACAAGTATCTAGTTCAGCTGTTCTTAGACAGATTAGAACAACTGGAGTCGTCAATGGTGCCACCCCTCAACACACCTATAGACCCAAAGGGGAATCCTGCACTCCACGGAGGAGTCTGGCAGTGGTGGAAGTGA